The following coding sequences lie in one Spinacia oleracea cultivar Varoflay chromosome 1, BTI_SOV_V1, whole genome shotgun sequence genomic window:
- the LOC130465688 gene encoding secreted RxLR effector protein 161-like codes for MLMYRRTDTLEVVGYSDSDFGGCIDSRKSTSGYVFMLAGGAVSWRSAKQTLTAPSTMEAEFVSCFEATSHGVWLKGFISGLRVIDSICRPIRMYCDNSADVFMAKNNKSGSRSKHIDIKF; via the coding sequence ATGCTTATGTATAGGCGAACTGATACTCTCGAAGTAGTGGGATACTCTGACTCCGACTTCGGTGGCTGCATTGATTCACGAAAATCCACCTCAGGATATGTGTTTATGCTAGCTGGTGGTGCCGTTTCTTGGAGGAGTGCGAAGCAGACTTTAACTGCTCCGTCGACTATGGAGGCTGAGTTCGTATCTTGTTTTGAGGCTACCTCACATGGTGTTTGGCTGAAAGGTTTCATATCTGGGCTAAGAGTCATTGACTCTATCTGTCGACCAATAAGAATGTATTGTGATAATTCAGCTGATGTCTTTATGGCTAAGAACAATAAGAGTGGAAGCCGAAGTAAACACATCGACATTAAATTTTGA
- the LOC130466239 gene encoding protein SEH1-like, with the protein MEKTVATLEKGTVCSAWNYSAQRLATGSINGLLTIFDSPDPASSSPFSPSSSFQVHEGSIVKVAWVPPEYGDAIACILDDGTLSLWEEVTGEGQSLQWKICTKFQNKSARVLDIQFGGSSTCLKLVVAYSDGYAKVYELQNPLELNTWQLQAEFQNVIDSVSKFAKASCLSASISWIPQIGES; encoded by the exons ATGGAGAAAACGGTGGCGACATTGGAGAAAGGAACAGTATGCTCAGCTTGGAATTACAGCGCTCAAAGATTAGCTACTGGTTCAATCAATGGTCTTCTCACCATCTTCGATTCTCCTGACCCTGCTTCCTCTTCTCCCTTCTCTCCTTCTTCCTCTTTTCAG GTGCATGAGGGTAGCATTGTGAAGGTGGCATGGGTTCCTCCAGAGTATGGAGATGCCATCGCGTGTATTTTGGATGATGGGACGTTATCATTATGGGAAGAAGTTACAGGAG AGGGGCAATCACTTCAGTGGAAGATCTGTACCAAGTTTCAGAATAAAAGTGCCCGTGTATTAGATATTCAATTTGGAGGATCCTCTACTTGTTTGAAGTTG GTTGTTGCATATTCAGATGGGTATGCCAAAGTCTATGAGCTCCAAAATCCTTTGGAACTGAACACTTGGCAACTTCAG GCCGAGTTCCAGAATGTCATTGACTCTGTATCTAAATTTGCGAAAGCTTCATGCTTATCAGCATCCATTTCATGGATTCCACAAATAGGTGAAAGCTAG